A genomic stretch from Pseudomonas sp. MUP55 includes:
- a CDS encoding major capsid protein produces MTRSPVLDAIASGSQGTAEISYWQDLNADEAPNISNDDPNDQGEVGKVTQDSMRARVLYLNKGYGVADLTAELANSEPQQQIRNRFGTYWTRQWQRYTLGAARGIIASNIANNGGDMVIDAGATISANAFQDAAFTAGDAADQFGAIGVHSVVMNQMVKQDLIEYLRDSDGKIILATYLGKPVFMDDALVYGAGKYLSVFFGQGAFGYGEGTPKVPVELERKPGGGNGGGAEVLWERKTYILQPAGFSWKGSEAQNLSPTATQYAAAANWQRVFSRKQVPFAAVISGTTTP; encoded by the coding sequence GTGACTCGCTCGCCAGTGCTGGATGCGATCGCCTCCGGCAGCCAGGGCACCGCCGAGATCAGCTACTGGCAGGATCTGAACGCTGATGAAGCTCCGAACATCAGCAACGACGACCCGAACGACCAGGGCGAAGTCGGCAAGGTCACCCAGGACAGCATGCGTGCCCGCGTCCTGTACCTCAACAAAGGCTATGGCGTTGCCGACCTGACCGCTGAGCTGGCGAACAGCGAGCCTCAGCAGCAGATCCGCAACCGTTTCGGCACTTACTGGACCCGCCAGTGGCAGCGTTACACCTTGGGCGCGGCTCGCGGCATCATCGCCTCGAACATCGCGAACAACGGCGGTGACATGGTCATCGACGCGGGCGCGACCATCAGTGCGAACGCCTTTCAGGATGCAGCCTTCACCGCCGGTGACGCGGCCGACCAGTTCGGTGCGATCGGCGTGCACTCGGTGGTGATGAACCAGATGGTCAAGCAGGACCTCATCGAGTACCTGCGCGACTCCGACGGCAAGATCATCCTGGCCACCTACCTCGGCAAGCCGGTGTTCATGGACGATGCCCTGGTGTATGGCGCGGGCAAGTATCTGTCCGTGTTCTTCGGCCAGGGCGCTTTCGGCTACGGCGAAGGCACTCCCAAGGTGCCGGTAGAGCTGGAGCGTAAACCAGGCGGCGGTAACGGCGGTGGTGCCGAGGTGCTGTGGGAGCGGAAGACCTACATCCTCCAGCCCGCCGGCTTCAGCTGGAAGGGTTCTGAGGCTCAGAACCTCAGCCCAACCGCGACTCAGTACGCAGCCGCTGCGAACTGGCAGCGCGTATTCAGCCGTAAGCAGGTCCCGTTCGCCGCTGTCATCAGCGGCACCACCACGCCGTAA
- a CDS encoding recombinase RecT, whose translation MWKRRAFAQLAKCAEAQALRKAFPEVGSAPTADEMEGKAFEEPARDVSPRQQAQPEPEALPAYSDELLTENIVKWQPLIDSNRTSPEHLIATISSKYMLSSAQIEKITNLKALDGDSA comes from the coding sequence ATGTGGAAGCGCCGAGCATTTGCCCAGCTCGCCAAATGCGCCGAGGCCCAGGCCCTGCGCAAAGCTTTTCCTGAAGTCGGCTCAGCGCCAACGGCCGACGAGATGGAAGGCAAGGCGTTCGAGGAGCCGGCGCGCGATGTCAGCCCGCGACAGCAAGCCCAGCCTGAACCGGAAGCGCTGCCCGCCTACTCCGACGAACTGCTGACCGAGAACATCGTGAAGTGGCAGCCACTAATTGACTCGAACCGCACCAGTCCTGAACACCTCATTGCGACCATCAGCAGCAAGTACATGCTGAGCTCGGCGCAGATTGAAAAAATCACCAACCTCAAAGCCCTCGATGGAGATTCAGCATGA
- a CDS encoding recombination protein NinG produces MIAKQPRPKKCKNPACGISFPPQRLGQAVCSPKCGLAIKDVNQAKARKSLAQVERREIKVRKEKLKSRADHLREAQAAVNEYVRLRDAHLPCISCDSRPNDNDLMTGSRWDAGHYRSVGACPELRFEPLNIHRQCVKCNRNLSGNAVEYRIRLVSRIGAEKVAWLEGLHLACKYTEEEIKAIKAK; encoded by the coding sequence ATGATCGCCAAGCAACCCAGACCGAAGAAGTGCAAGAACCCCGCATGCGGCATCAGCTTCCCGCCGCAGCGCCTGGGCCAAGCTGTTTGCAGCCCGAAGTGCGGCCTGGCCATCAAGGACGTGAACCAGGCGAAGGCGCGTAAGTCGCTGGCCCAGGTTGAGCGCCGCGAGATCAAAGTCCGCAAAGAGAAGCTGAAGAGCAGGGCGGATCACCTGCGCGAAGCCCAGGCCGCGGTTAACGAGTACGTGCGTCTGCGTGACGCGCACCTGCCCTGCATCAGTTGCGACTCGAGGCCGAACGACAATGACCTCATGACCGGCAGCCGTTGGGATGCCGGGCACTACCGATCCGTTGGCGCATGCCCAGAGCTGCGTTTCGAGCCGCTGAACATCCACCGACAATGCGTGAAATGCAACCGCAACCTGTCCGGCAACGCCGTGGAGTACCGGATTCGTCTGGTGTCGCGCATTGGCGCCGAGAAGGTCGCCTGGCTGGAAGGTCTGCACCTAGCCTGCAAGTACACCGAGGAAGAGATCAAGGCCATCAAGGCCAAGTAA
- a CDS encoding YqaJ viral recombinase family protein: protein MKIHNVAQGSAEWLALRAKFRTASEAPAMMGASKYQTRSDLLAAKKTGITPDVTPSQQFIFDKGHATEALARPLAEALIGEELYPIVATEGNLLASMDGATMLGETLFEHKLWNESVVAQVKAGELAPHYYWQLEQQLLVSGAERVIFVCSDGTPENFVHMEYRPVAGRAAQLIEGWKQFEADLANFEMADAPSIVVGKAPDELPALRIELTGMVTASNLKVFEDSALAVIDSVKTTLSTDQDFADAKKAVKWCGDVEEAVAVAKKQALSQTQSIDELFSSLDRISAHARETRLKVDKLVKAQELLVKTNIKQKAELALADHIAAINKTLGKVTLPHVVSDFAGAMKNKRTIASLQDAVDTELARAKIDASQAADSIRLNLTSLAELAVDYAFLFNDVQQLVTKANDDLVTLIKFRISEHQKAEKVKAEAKRIAEEQEAQQLATIKPEPVVEKVATPEPVRTAPVKAAPVGQATKPVPSHTVEQVALQANVTDFEALIKAVAYGQAPITLLLVNWEALDAMVAAQGANFSMAGVTLGKAAA from the coding sequence ATGAAAATTCACAACGTAGCTCAAGGCTCCGCCGAGTGGCTTGCCCTTCGCGCCAAGTTCCGTACCGCCTCTGAGGCCCCGGCGATGATGGGGGCTTCGAAGTACCAAACCCGGAGCGATCTGCTGGCGGCCAAGAAGACCGGCATCACGCCCGATGTCACGCCGTCGCAGCAGTTCATCTTCGACAAAGGCCACGCCACTGAAGCGCTGGCCCGTCCACTGGCTGAGGCGTTGATCGGCGAAGAGCTGTATCCGATCGTTGCCACCGAGGGCAACCTGCTGGCCTCCATGGACGGCGCTACCATGCTCGGCGAGACACTGTTCGAGCACAAACTCTGGAATGAGTCGGTCGTGGCCCAGGTGAAAGCCGGAGAACTAGCTCCGCACTACTACTGGCAGCTTGAGCAGCAGTTGCTGGTCAGCGGCGCCGAGCGAGTGATCTTTGTTTGTTCGGACGGCACGCCGGAGAACTTCGTGCACATGGAATACCGCCCTGTCGCCGGGCGCGCGGCCCAGTTGATCGAGGGCTGGAAACAGTTCGAGGCAGACCTGGCCAATTTCGAGATGGCTGACGCTCCTTCAATCGTCGTCGGCAAGGCACCCGATGAGCTGCCAGCGCTGCGCATCGAGCTGACCGGCATGGTCACCGCCAGCAACCTGAAGGTGTTTGAAGACTCGGCCCTGGCTGTCATCGACTCGGTGAAAACCACGCTCTCTACCGACCAAGACTTCGCCGACGCCAAGAAGGCGGTCAAATGGTGCGGCGACGTTGAAGAGGCTGTCGCCGTCGCCAAAAAGCAGGCCCTGTCGCAGACCCAAAGCATCGACGAGCTGTTTTCGTCGTTGGATCGCATCAGTGCCCATGCTCGCGAGACACGCCTGAAAGTCGACAAGCTGGTGAAGGCTCAAGAGCTGCTGGTGAAGACCAACATCAAGCAAAAAGCCGAGCTGGCGCTGGCGGATCACATCGCCGCAATCAACAAGACGCTTGGCAAGGTCACGCTGCCTCATGTCGTTTCGGACTTCGCCGGCGCCATGAAGAACAAGCGCACCATCGCCAGCCTCCAGGACGCGGTAGATACCGAGCTTGCCCGGGCGAAGATCGACGCCAGTCAGGCAGCGGACAGTATTCGCTTGAACCTGACCAGCCTGGCGGAGCTCGCCGTTGATTACGCCTTCCTGTTCAACGACGTGCAGCAGCTGGTGACCAAGGCCAATGATGACCTGGTGACGCTGATCAAATTCCGAATCTCCGAACACCAGAAGGCGGAGAAGGTAAAGGCCGAAGCGAAGCGCATCGCCGAAGAGCAGGAAGCCCAGCAGCTGGCAACCATCAAGCCAGAGCCTGTCGTGGAGAAGGTGGCGACACCAGAGCCTGTCCGCACCGCTCCGGTCAAGGCGGCGCCCGTCGGCCAGGCCACAAAGCCTGTGCCGAGCCACACGGTGGAGCAGGTAGCGCTGCAGGCCAACGTAACGGACTTCGAGGCACTGATCAAAGCAGTGGCATATGGTCAGGCGCCGATCACGCTGCTTTTGGTCAACTGGGAAGCGCTCGACGCGATGGTCGCAGCGCAGGGTGCAAACTTCAGCATGGCCGGGGTGACACTCGGCAAGGCGGCAGCATGA